A part of Pararhizobium sp. A13 genomic DNA contains:
- a CDS encoding NYN domain-containing protein — translation MFDPREKIALFIDGANLYAASKSLGFDIDYRKLLKAFQKRGYLLRAYYYTALIEDQEYSSIRPLIDWLDYNGYKVVTKPAKEFTDSLGRRKIKGNMDIELAIDAMEQSETVDHLVIFSGDGDFTTLVEALQRKGRKVSVVSTMSTQPPMIADDLRRQADHFIELVSLKAEVGRDPSERAPRVVEPTTVDINE, via the coding sequence ATGTTCGACCCCCGCGAAAAAATCGCCCTGTTCATCGATGGCGCGAACCTGTACGCGGCCTCGAAAAGCCTTGGTTTCGACATTGATTATCGCAAGCTGCTCAAGGCTTTCCAGAAGCGCGGCTACCTTCTTCGCGCCTACTATTACACGGCGCTGATCGAGGACCAGGAATACTCGTCCATCCGCCCGCTGATCGACTGGCTAGACTACAACGGTTACAAGGTTGTGACAAAGCCCGCGAAGGAATTTACCGATTCGCTCGGCCGGCGGAAAATCAAGGGTAACATGGACATCGAACTGGCCATCGACGCGATGGAACAGTCCGAAACGGTCGATCACCTTGTGATCTTCTCTGGAGACGGAGACTTCACAACACTGGTGGAAGCGCTGCAGCGCAAGGGACGCAAAGTCTCGGTGGTCTCGACCATGTCGACACAGCCGCCGATGATCGCCGATGACCTGCGCCGTCAGGCCGATCACTTCATCGAACTGGTCAGTCTCAAGGCCGAAGTCGGTCGCGACCCCTCCGAGCGAGCGCCCCGCGTCGTCGAACCAACCACCGTCGACATCAACGAATGA
- the rpoZ gene encoding DNA-directed RNA polymerase subunit omega, protein MARVTVEDCIDKVDNRFELVLLASHRARLISQGAAITIDRDNDKNPVVALREIADETLSPGDLKEDLIHSLQKHVEVDEPEPDPSSMISGDAAAAFAETAEDDDQPEPITFDRMSEEELLAGIEGLVPPEKSDDY, encoded by the coding sequence ATGGCCCGCGTCACTGTTGAAGATTGCATCGACAAAGTCGATAACCGTTTCGAACTCGTCCTTCTGGCAAGCCACCGCGCCCGCCTGATCTCGCAGGGTGCTGCGATCACCATCGACCGCGACAACGACAAGAACCCGGTGGTTGCTCTGCGCGAGATTGCAGATGAAACGTTGTCTCCCGGCGATCTGAAGGAAGACCTGATCCACTCGCTGCAGAAGCATGTCGAAGTGGACGAACCCGAACCCGATCCGTCGTCGATGATCAGCGGCGATGCCGCTGCGGCCTTCGCTGAAACGGCTGAAGATGATGATCAGCCGGAGCCGATCACCTTCGATCGCATGTCGGAAGAAGAGCTGCTGGCCGGCATCGAAGGTCTGGTTCCGCCGGAAAAAAGCGACGACTACTAA
- a CDS encoding bifunctional (p)ppGpp synthetase/guanosine-3',5'-bis(diphosphate) 3'-pyrophosphohydrolase, with protein MMRQYELVERVQKYKPDVNEALLNKAYVYAMQKHGQQKRASGDPYISHPLEVAAILTEMHLDESTIAVALLHDTIEDTTATRAEIDDLFGEDIGALVEGLTKIKKLDLVTKKAKQAENLRKLLLAISDDVRVLLVKLADRLHNMRTLDHMSAEKRARISEETMDIYAPLAGRMGMQDMREELENLSFRHINPEAFETVTRRLNELSTRNEGLIKKIEDELGELILARGLVGAVVKGRQKKPYSVFKKMQSKSLSFEQLSDVWGFRVIVADIPDCYRALGIVHTRWRVVPGRFKDYISTPKQNDYQSIHTTIVGPSRQRIELQIRTRHMHEIAEYGIAAHTLYKDSVEPAGDVRMSPKSNAYSWLRRTIESLAEGDNPEEFLEHTKLELFQDQVFCFTPKGQLIALPRGATPIDFAYAVHTNIGDTCVGAKINGRIMPLVTRLNNGDEVEIVRSGIQVPPPAWEEIVVTGKARAAIRRATRAAVRKQYSGLGYRILERTFERAGKSFTREAMKPVLHRLGHKDIEDAIAAVGRGELSSLDVLRAVFPDHQDERVTVKPQDEGWFNMRSAAGMVFKLPNRPKDMFDMLEGEGPEALPIRGLSGNAEVHFSASGAVPGDRIVGIMEKDRGITIYPIQSPSLQKFDDESERWIDVRWDLDEANNTRFMARIQINALNEPGTLAEIAQSIATSDINIRTLSMGRVAADFSEFQLDLEVWDLRQLNHLITQIRELPSVSTVKRVFE; from the coding sequence ATGATGCGCCAATACGAGCTCGTTGAGCGCGTTCAAAAATACAAGCCCGATGTAAACGAGGCGCTGCTGAACAAGGCCTATGTTTACGCCATGCAGAAACATGGCCAGCAGAAGCGGGCGAGCGGCGACCCCTATATTTCCCATCCCCTCGAAGTCGCTGCGATCCTCACCGAGATGCATCTCGATGAATCGACCATCGCGGTAGCACTTCTGCACGATACGATCGAGGATACGACGGCGACACGTGCCGAGATCGACGATCTGTTCGGCGAGGACATCGGCGCTCTTGTCGAGGGGCTGACCAAGATCAAGAAGCTCGATCTGGTGACCAAGAAGGCCAAGCAGGCGGAAAACCTGCGCAAGCTGCTTCTGGCGATTTCCGACGATGTACGCGTGCTTCTCGTCAAGCTTGCCGACCGACTGCACAATATGCGCACGCTCGATCATATGTCGGCGGAAAAGCGCGCGCGGATTTCCGAGGAGACGATGGATATCTATGCGCCGCTTGCCGGCCGCATGGGTATGCAGGACATGCGCGAGGAACTCGAGAACCTCTCGTTCCGCCATATCAATCCCGAAGCCTTCGAGACGGTCACCCGCCGCCTGAACGAATTGTCGACGCGCAACGAAGGGCTGATCAAGAAGATCGAGGACGAACTAGGCGAACTCATTCTGGCAAGGGGACTGGTGGGCGCCGTCGTCAAGGGCCGGCAGAAGAAACCCTATTCGGTCTTCAAGAAGATGCAGTCGAAGTCGCTCTCCTTCGAGCAACTGTCCGACGTCTGGGGCTTCCGCGTTATCGTTGCGGATATCCCGGATTGTTACCGCGCGCTCGGCATCGTTCATACCCGCTGGCGCGTCGTGCCCGGCCGGTTCAAAGACTACATCTCGACGCCGAAGCAGAACGACTATCAGTCGATTCACACCACGATCGTCGGACCCTCCCGCCAGCGCATCGAACTGCAGATCCGGACGCGGCACATGCATGAGATCGCCGAATACGGGATTGCTGCGCACACGCTCTACAAAGACAGTGTCGAGCCGGCCGGCGACGTCAGGATGTCGCCGAAGTCCAATGCGTATTCCTGGCTGCGCCGGACGATCGAGTCTCTGGCGGAAGGGGACAATCCGGAAGAGTTCCTTGAGCATACCAAGCTCGAACTGTTCCAGGACCAGGTCTTCTGTTTCACCCCGAAAGGTCAGTTGATCGCCTTGCCGCGTGGTGCGACGCCGATCGATTTCGCCTATGCCGTCCATACCAATATCGGCGACACCTGCGTCGGGGCAAAGATCAATGGCCGCATCATGCCGTTGGTCACGCGACTGAACAACGGCGACGAAGTGGAGATCGTCCGCTCCGGCATTCAGGTGCCGCCGCCGGCCTGGGAAGAAATCGTCGTCACCGGCAAGGCGCGCGCCGCCATCCGCCGCGCCACCCGCGCTGCCGTGCGCAAGCAATATTCCGGGCTTGGCTACCGCATTCTCGAGCGCACGTTCGAACGGGCGGGCAAGTCGTTTACCCGCGAGGCGATGAAGCCGGTCCTGCATCGTCTCGGCCACAAGGATATCGAGGATGCGATCGCAGCCGTTGGTCGCGGCGAGCTTTCCTCGCTTGACGTGCTGCGCGCCGTCTTCCCCGATCATCAGGACGAGCGCGTCACGGTGAAGCCACAGGACGAAGGCTGGTTCAATATGCGCAGCGCCGCCGGCATGGTGTTCAAGCTGCCAAACCGGCCGAAGGACATGTTCGACATGCTTGAGGGGGAGGGGCCGGAAGCGCTGCCCATTCGCGGGCTGTCGGGCAATGCCGAAGTTCATTTCAGCGCCTCGGGCGCCGTGCCAGGGGACCGCATCGTCGGCATCATGGAAAAGGACAGGGGCATAACGATCTATCCGATTCAGTCCCCCAGCCTGCAGAAGTTCGACGATGAGTCCGAGCGGTGGATCGATGTGCGCTGGGACCTCGACGAAGCGAACAACACCCGCTTCATGGCCCGCATACAGATCAATGCGCTGAACGAGCCCGGTACGCTTGCCGAAATTGCCCAGTCGATCGCGACCAGCGACATCAACATCCGCACGCTCTCGATGGGCCGGGTGGCCGCCGATTTCAGCGAGTTCCAGCTCGATCTGGAAGTCTGGGATCTTCGCCAGCTCAATCACCTGATTACCCAGATCCGCGAATTGCCCAGCGTTTCCACGGTCAAGCGCGTCTTCGAGTGA
- a CDS encoding DsrE family protein: protein MSIKRRTVFTRALIAPLAALFAGRAASAATALPDVGRQRVVYHLADTEKVMFVLGNIRNHIEGMGGPQAVDIVLVVHGPALTLFHTLKANPKMAKQVARMSAEGVRMAACGNAMAAQKLEIADLLPGFVRADEGGVVRIAKLQTEGYVYIRP, encoded by the coding sequence ATGTCGATCAAACGCCGGACTGTCTTCACGCGTGCCCTGATCGCGCCGCTCGCCGCGCTCTTTGCAGGACGCGCCGCGTCTGCCGCGACGGCGTTGCCCGATGTCGGCAGGCAAAGGGTCGTCTATCACCTTGCCGATACCGAGAAGGTGATGTTTGTTCTTGGGAATATCCGCAACCATATAGAGGGCATGGGCGGGCCGCAGGCCGTGGATATCGTGCTTGTCGTGCATGGCCCCGCATTGACCCTTTTCCACACGCTGAAAGCCAACCCCAAAATGGCCAAGCAGGTGGCCCGGATGAGCGCGGAAGGTGTTCGCATGGCCGCGTGCGGCAATGCGATGGCGGCGCAAAAGCTGGAGATCGCCGATTTGCTGCCCGGTTTTGTCCGCGCCGACGAGGGCGGCGTTGTCCGCATCGCGAAGCTTCAGACCGAGGGCTACGTCTACATTCGGCCATGA
- a CDS encoding DUF3563 family protein: MFKQLKKITRALRVPSAEEREMNYLNGSLDRIDLEYRQRQVDRGLFRNSF; the protein is encoded by the coding sequence ATGTTTAAGCAACTGAAGAAAATCACCCGCGCCCTGCGCGTACCGTCTGCTGAAGAGCGGGAAATGAACTATCTCAATGGTTCGCTCGACCGGATCGATCTGGAATACCGTCAGCGTCAGGTTGACCGCGGCCTGTTCCGCAACTCCTTCTAA
- a CDS encoding DUF2062 domain-containing protein — translation MLIFRYLPLNSHIRIVYQDSMLFRRKKPATLSGRLREFLWPRKGFSRGVRYLSMRVLRLSSSPHSIAVGVAAGAASSATPFVGFHIIIALAVAYLLSGNLIAAGITTALANPLTIPFILVATYEVGVVILGTGGSGALTGENILHMLSHLELAQLWEPLLKPMLIGSVPLAAASAALFYVAAFYAAKLFQSRRKVRRCGNVQARTAGSANGP, via the coding sequence ATGCTGATTTTCCGGTACCTGCCATTGAACAGCCATATCCGCATCGTCTATCAGGACAGCATGTTGTTCAGACGCAAGAAGCCCGCAACCTTGTCGGGAAGGCTCCGTGAGTTTCTGTGGCCGCGAAAGGGCTTTTCCCGCGGCGTGCGGTATTTGTCGATGCGCGTCCTGCGGCTATCGTCCTCTCCGCATTCCATCGCCGTCGGCGTTGCCGCCGGGGCAGCGTCTTCCGCAACGCCGTTTGTCGGCTTTCACATCATCATCGCCCTTGCTGTTGCCTACCTGCTGTCGGGCAATCTGATCGCTGCCGGCATAACAACCGCGCTTGCCAATCCGCTGACCATACCGTTCATTCTCGTCGCGACCTACGAGGTTGGCGTGGTGATCCTTGGTACAGGCGGCAGCGGTGCTCTGACGGGGGAAAACATCCTCCATATGCTGAGCCATCTTGAACTGGCGCAGTTATGGGAGCCTTTGCTCAAGCCGATGCTGATCGGCTCGGTGCCGCTTGCGGCCGCAAGTGCCGCTCTTTTCTATGTCGCGGCCTTTTATGCCGCCAAGCTGTTCCAGTCCCGCCGCAAGGTTCGGCGCTGCGGCAACGTGCAGGCCCGCACGGCGGGATCGGCGAATGGTCCTTGA
- the acpS gene encoding holo-ACP synthase: MIIGIGSDLIDIRRIENSLERFGERFSQRCFTEIEIRKSEGRKNRAESYAKRFAAKEACSKALGTGMAQGVFWKDMGVVNLPGGKPTMQLTGGAAERLAAMLPAGHRGVIHLTITDDFPLAQAFVIIEALPVAPD; encoded by the coding sequence ATGATTATCGGCATCGGCAGTGACTTGATCGACATCAGGCGTATTGAAAACTCGCTTGAACGCTTCGGCGAGCGGTTTAGCCAGCGCTGCTTCACCGAAATAGAGATCCGGAAATCCGAAGGCCGGAAAAACCGCGCCGAATCCTATGCCAAGCGGTTTGCGGCGAAGGAAGCCTGTTCGAAGGCACTCGGGACAGGCATGGCGCAAGGCGTGTTCTGGAAGGACATGGGCGTCGTCAACCTGCCGGGCGGCAAGCCGACGATGCAGCTGACCGGCGGTGCTGCCGAAAGACTTGCAGCAATGCTGCCGGCCGGTCACCGCGGTGTCATTCATCTCACCATCACCGACGACTTTCCGCTGGCGCAGGCCTTCGTGATAATCGAAGCTCTGCCCGTTGCCCCGGATTAA
- the lepB gene encoding signal peptidase I has product MAEKIEKKQSGLWENVKVIIQALLLAVVIRTVFFQPFTIPSGSMMPTLLVGDYIFVNKFAYGYSKYSLPFSPDLFSGRIFASEPKRGDVVVFRFPPNPDIDYIKRLIGLPGDRIQVRDSILYVNDKPVPRVPDGAFRADDQYDTGAEVPVYRETLDNGVTFDTLDQFPDSRGDNTREFIVPEGHYFMMGDNRDNSADSRFDVGFVPAQNLIGRASMIFFSLGNDTSFREVWKWPTNLRYDRLFKSVE; this is encoded by the coding sequence GTGGCAGAAAAAATAGAAAAGAAGCAGAGTGGCCTTTGGGAAAACGTCAAGGTCATTATCCAGGCGCTTCTCTTGGCAGTGGTGATCCGCACCGTCTTCTTCCAGCCCTTTACGATCCCCTCCGGTTCGATGATGCCGACGCTGCTGGTCGGCGACTACATCTTCGTCAACAAGTTCGCCTATGGCTACTCCAAATATTCCCTGCCGTTTTCGCCAGATCTGTTCAGCGGCCGTATTTTCGCCAGTGAGCCGAAGCGCGGCGATGTCGTGGTGTTTCGTTTCCCGCCGAACCCGGACATCGATTACATCAAGCGCCTGATCGGTCTTCCGGGCGACAGGATCCAGGTTCGCGACAGCATTCTCTACGTCAACGACAAGCCCGTTCCGCGCGTGCCGGATGGCGCCTTCCGCGCTGACGACCAATATGACACGGGCGCTGAAGTTCCAGTCTATCGCGAGACGCTGGACAACGGCGTCACGTTCGATACGCTCGATCAGTTTCCGGATTCGCGCGGCGACAACACACGTGAGTTCATCGTTCCGGAAGGCCATTATTTCATGATGGGCGACAACCGCGACAACTCGGCCGACAGTCGTTTCGATGTCGGTTTCGTGCCCGCGCAGAACCTCATCGGCCGTGCCAGCATGATCTTCTTCTCGCTCGGCAATGACACGTCGTTCCGCGAAGTGTGGAAATGGCCGACGAACCTGCGATACGACCGTCTTTTCAAGAGTGTCGAATGA